A portion of the Sabethes cyaneus chromosome 3, idSabCyanKW18_F2, whole genome shotgun sequence genome contains these proteins:
- the LOC128740253 gene encoding uncharacterized protein LOC128740253, producing MPAAKSKPPSLKSLQTKLRGLQTSFDNMCRFMEQYREDTKSTEVNVRLEQLDRLWDKMNEAIDDVESHEESIEEADSFVKNRIDFENRFYELKAFLVGKQREDCDQTVLNQTTRSLDNPPGPTPHVRLPQITLPKFSGKIDEWLTFRDLFTSLIHRQTDLPEIEKFHYLRSQLEGEALSIIDSLPLIKANYTVAWELLTKRYSNTKVLRKRQVQALFELPTIRRESASELNSLLDNFEKIVKSLDQVTPQQTDYKDTLLVHLLCSRLDHTTRRGWEEFSSTKESDTIKDLTEFLQRRARILETVPTKPSEIKAEYTQPKRPNKIATVKAYNASVQRPSTMGTCVSCSDNHLLYQCPSFQRLSVSERDALLRSHSLCRNCFRRGHHAKECNSKFTCRQCKGKHHTLVCFRSKATEEKPKPNGEPTSAVMAATEEAIEPKVVNLATTSKVVCNTVSSSSTGVFLLTAIVTLVDDRGQQVHARALLDSAAECNLISDRVRKSLTVKEQPCTVEVVGIQGLSSKVQRKITVMVQSRFSEFSQPMEMYILPKIAAQVAVISVDVNQWNLPSGIELADPTFFKGGSVDLVLGAEAFFDFFTTGRKIRLGNNLPSLVDSVFGWVVTGKCSVAASVKSVVCDLAINYNLDSLLEKFWESEDIGQRHNYSPEESRCMEYFTKTTRRQPSGRYTVSYPRNDELLAKLGDSKEIAERRFLQIEKRLGRDEKLREQYADFMKVYESMGHMKLIDDEHDTDVKRCFLPHHPVVKEDSTTTKVRVVFDASAKTSSNVSLNDSLLVGPVIQEDLRSIILRSRTRQVMVVADIEKMFRQIEIHPEDRQFQCILWRTSPNVPLSTYELSTVTYGTKPAPFLATKVLMQLATDEEKRFPLASTAVREDFYMDDVLTGADDPITATELRIQLQEMLRSGGFWLRKFASNCETVLAGLPEEELAIQADDGINLDPDPMVKTLGLVWIPKTDVLRFRFRIPALSSDVSLSKRKVLSIIATLFDPLGLIGAVITRAKIFMQLLWRLEDQEGNKLGWDSPLPRKVEDEWRVFHEQIPLLNNLRIERYIMICSTVCVQIHMFSDASERAFGACAYMRTKDSSGKIKVAILSSRSRVSPLKTQSIPRLELRGALMAAELYLKVKESIRCSMEAFFWTDSSTVLRWLLATPSTWTTFVANRVSKIQSLTENCHWNHVPGEQNPADLISRGVAPENIINNELWWKGPEWLSKNPTYWPKQHNLSSEGMEEEKRRVVLAVVPENPSFIQWYLARFPNFNSVIRRTAYWLRYLNNLWSHKGGKRQGGPLTTIELQRAEYKVIQLVQAEGFPNELKALARGEWVPRSSPLRWYNPFIAEDGLLRVGGRLGHSRESDDAKHPIVLPAKHLLTELLFKHYHLKLLHAGPQLLLSTVRLRYWPLGGRNIARTVCHQCLRCYRMRPTLIQQFMADLPASRVTAARPFSTTGVDYFGPVYVRSGYRRTAVKAYVSVFVCFVTKATHLELVTDLSTARFIQALRRFTSRRGNCATLWSDNGTNFVGAKNQMRELLKILNTKEHHQKVAKECADDGMQWKFIPPGAPHFGGLWEAAVRSAKKHLLKVLADTPVSYEDMTTLLTQVECCLNSRPLTQLSDDPDDLRPLTPGHFLVGSALQSIPSADYTDTAYGRLKTWEAVQKRLQDFWRRWKTEYLNQLQGRVKWWKPPVGIRQGSLAVIRDDNLPPTKWRMARIISTHPGPDGVVRVVTLRTANGTVERPVDKICILPVATDDGDLNANETIN from the coding sequence ATGCCTGCCGCTAAATCCAAACCTCCGTCACTGAAGTCACTGCAAACGAAGCTGCGCGGATTACAAACGTCGTTcgacaatatgtgtcgatttaTGGAGCAGTACCGGGAAGATACGAAATCGACAGAGGTCAACGTACGACTGGAGCAGCTGGATCGATTGTGGGATAAAATGAACGAGGCCATCGATGACGTCGAATCCCACGAAGAATCGATAGAAGAAGCAGATAGTTTCGTCAAAAATCGGATCGATTTCGAGAACCGTTTTTACGAGCTGAAAGCTTTTCTTGTTGGTAAGCAAAGAGAAGATTGTGACCAAACCGTACTTAACCAGACTACTCGCTCTCTCGATAATCCCCCCGGGCCCACCCCTCATGTGCGATTACCACAAATTACTCTTCCTAAATTTAGTGGTAAGATAGATGAATGGCTTACCTTTCGTGATCTCTTTACCTCACTGATACATAGGCAGACCGACCTTCCCGAGATCGAAAAGTTTCACTATTTGCGAAGTCAGCTGGAAGGAGAAGCTTTATCGATTATCGATTCACTTCCCCTTATCAAGGCAAATTACACTGTTGCATGGGAACTACTAACGAAGCGTTACTCAAACACGAAGGTTCTCCGTAAACGTCAGGTTCAGGCACTCTTTGAGTTACCAACGATTCGGAGAGAATCGGCTTCTGAGTTAAATTCTCTACTGGATAATTTCGAGAAGATAGTTAAGTCATTGGATCAGGTCACTCCCCAGCAGACGGACTATAAGGATACGCTACTGGTGCATCTACTTTGTTCGCGTTTGGATCACACTACTAGAAGGGGATGGGAGGAATTTTCCTCCACCAAAGAATCGGATACCATAAAGGATCTTACTGAATTCTTACAGCGTCGGGCCAGAATTTTGGAAACTGTGCCTACCAAGCCCAGCGAAATTAAAGCAGAGTACACACAGCCTAAGCGTCCAAACAAAATTGCCACGGTCAAAGCATACAATGCATCGGTTCAACGACCTTCGACGATGGGTACATGTGTCAGCTGTTCCGATAATCATCTCCTCTACCAATGTCCATCATTTCAAAGACTATCTGTTTCGGAGAGAGATGCACTTCTGCGTAGCCATTCCCTGTGTCGAAATTGTTTCCGGCGGGGTCATCATGCGAAAGAATGCAATTCGAAATTCACTTGCAGGCAATGTAAAGGGAAACACCATACGCTCGTGTGCTTCAGGAGTAAAGCAACCGAAGAAAAACCAAAACCCAATGGCGAACCAACTTCGGCGGTGATGGCTGCAACCGAAGAAGCAATCGAACCAAAGGTGGTCAACTTGGCGACCACCAGCAAGGTGGTTTGCAACACGGTATCTAGTTCATCGACTGGAGTGTTTTTACTCACTGCTATTGTTACTCTGGTGGACGACCGAGGTCAACAGGTTCATGCTCGAGCATTATTAGATAGTGCGGCGGAGTGTAATTTAATAAGCGATCGAGTGCGAAAATCTCTTACGGTTAAAGAGCAACCATGTACGGTCGAGGTGGTAGGCATCCAAGGTTTATCTTCTAAGGTACAGAGGAAAATCACTGTCATGGTACAATCCAGGTTTTCAGAGTTTTCGCAACCAATGGAAATGTACATTCTACCCAAAATCGCAGCACAAGTGGCAGTCATATCGGTCGACGTCAACCAATGGAATTTACCGAGTGGGATCGAACTGGCGGATCCGACATTCTTCAAAGGTGGCTCAGTTGACTTGGTATTGGGAGCTGAggcctttttcgattttttcacaACTGGCCGTAAAATCCGACTTGGAAACAACTTACCCTCGTTGGTGGACTCTGTGTTTGGATGGGTGGTCACGGGCAAATGTTCGGTGGCTGCTTCCGTTAAATCTGTCGTTTGCGACCTTGCAATAAACTACAATTTAGATAGCCTACTGGAGAAGTTCTGGGAATCTGAAGACATTGGACAAAGGCACAACTACTCTCCCGAGGAATCAAGATGTATGGAGTATTTCACCAAAACTACCCGACGGCAGCCTTCGGGTCGGTATACTGTGTCCTATCCGAGAAATGATGAGTTACTTGCCAAGCTAGGTGATTCGAAGGAGATAGCTGAGCGTAGATTCTTACAAATAGAGAAGCGATTGGGGCGAGATGAGAAGCTGCGAGAACAATATGCCGACTTCATGAAAGTGTATGAATCCATGGGCCACATGAAATTAATCGACGATGAACACGATACGGACGTTAAGCGATGTTTTCTCCCACACCATCCAGTGGTGAAAGAAGACAGCACAACCACTAAGGTGCGGGTGGTATTTGATGCCTCCGCAAAAACATCTAGCAACGTTTCCTTGAATGATAGCTTGCTGGTCGGTCCGGTCATCCAAGAAGATTTGCGTTCGATAATTCTTCGTAGCCGCACACGCCAGGTGATGGTGGTCGCCGATATTGAAAAGATGTTTCGGCAAATTGAAATTCATCCCGAAGACCGACAATTTCAGTGCATTCTGTGGCGTACCTCTCCCAACGTCCCTCTGTCTACATATGAACTATCGACAGTCACATATGGTACCAAGCCAGCACCGTTTCTTGCAACAAAGGTACTTATGCAGCTGGCCACTGATGAGGAGAAGCGGTTTCCGTTGGCTTCGACTGCTGTTAGAGAGGACTTTTATATGGACGACGTGTTAACAGGTGCTGACGATCCAATTACAGCTACAGAACTTCGCATCCAACTGCAGGAGATGCTACGCAGCGGTGGATTTTGGCTACGAAAGTTTGCTTCTAATTGTGAAACCGTACTGGCAGGATTACCGGAGGAAGAACTCGCAATTCAAGCAGATGATGGGATTAATCTGGACCCTGATCCCATGGTTAAAACTTTAGGTTTAGTTTGGATACCCAAAACAGACGTCTTACGATTTCGTTTTCGCATACCCGCTTTGTCGTCAGATGTTTCCCTGTCGAAAAGAAAGGTTCTTTCGATAATAGCCACTTTATTCGATCCGTTAGGACTTATTGGAGCAGTAATCACTCGCGCTAAAATATTTATGCAACTGTTGTGGCGTCTAGAGGATCAAGAGGGAAATAAACTAGGATGGGATTCTCCTTTACCTAGAAAGGTTGAAGATGAGTGGCGAGTCTTTCACGAGCAAATTCCGCTTCTGAACAATTTGCGTATTGAGCGTTATATCATGATATGTAGTACGGTGTGCGTACAAATCCATATGTTTTCCGATGCTTCTGAGAGGGCTTTTGGAGCCTGCGCGTACATGCGTACCAAGGACTCGTCCGGTAAAATTAAGGTTGCTATTTTGTCATCGAGGTCAAGAGTTTCACCGTTGAAAACACAATCAATCCCCAGACTTGAACTTCGCGGCGCATTAATGGCAGCTGAACTATATTTGAAGGTGAAAGAGTCAATCAGGTGTTCTATGGAAGCTTTCTTTTGGACGGACTCATCTACAGTACTACGGTGGCTATTGGCAACGCCGTCAACTTGGACAACATTTGTGGCGAATCGTGTATCCAAGATCCAGTCGCTGACTGAGAACTGTCACTGGAATCATGTTCCTGGGGAACAAAATCCGGCCGATCTTATTTCAAGAGGAGTTGCACCGGAAAATATTATTAACAATGAATTGTGGTGGAAAGGACCTGAATGGCTATCCAAGAATCCGACGTATTGGCCTAAGCAACATAATCTGTCATCTGAAGGTATGGAAGAAGAGAAAAGGCGTGTTGTACTGGCGGTGGTTCCGGAAAATCCCAGCTTCATCCAATGGTATCTAGCTCGTTTCCCTAATTTCAATTCTGTTATCCGAAGAACGGCGTACTGGCTTCGTTATCTGAACAATCTGTGGTCCCATAAGGGAGGAAAGCGACAAGGTGGTCCGTTAACAACAATAGAACTTCAACGAGCTGAATATAAGGTCATACAATTGGTGCAGGCAGAAGGTTTCCCAAATGAACTAAAAGCACTGGCACGGGGAGAGTGGGTACCGCGTTCATCACCATTACGCTGGTACAACCCATTTATAGCGGAAGATGGATTATTGAGGGTCGGGGGGAGGTTAGGGCATTCTAGAGAGTCTGATGATGCAAAGCACCCCATTGTGCTTCCTGCGAAACACTTGCTTACCGAATTGCTTTTCAAACACTATCATCTTAAACTCTTGCACGCTGGTCCACAATTATTGTTGAGTACGGTTCGGCTTCGATACTGGCCCTTAGGCGGAAGGAATATTGCAAGAACGGTGTGTCATCAATGTTTGCGATGCTACCGTATGAGACCGACGCTGATTCAACAGTTTATGGCTGATTTACCGGCATCGAGAGTTACGGCGGCGAGACCATTTTCGACTACAGGCGTCGATTATTTTGGGCCGGTGTACGTTAGATCAGGATACCGGCGGACCGCAGTAAAAGCATACGTATCGGTGTTTGTCTGCTTTGTGACGAAGGCGACACACCTAGAATTGGTCACTGATCTTTCGACGGCACGGTTTATTCAGGCTTTGCGGAGATTCACGTCACGTCGGGGAAATTGTGCTACATTGTGGTCCGATAATGGCACTAACTTCGTTGGAGCTAAAAACCAGATGCGAGAGTTGCTGAAAATCCTGAACACCAAAGAACATCACCAGAAGGTTGCCAAGGAGTGTGCAGACGATGGAATGCAGTGGAAGTTTATACCCCCTGGAGCTCCCCATTTCGGTGGCCTCTGGGAGGCTGCTGTGCGATCGGCGAAAAAACATCTTTTGAAGGTGCTAGCGGACACGCCAGTCTCCTACGAGGATATGACGACTCTTCTAACACAAGTCGAGTGCTGTCTGAACTCGCGGCCTCTGACGCAGCTTTCGGATGATCCTGATGACTTGCGGCCACTCACACCAGGTCATTTCCTGGTTGGTTCTGCTCTCCAATCCATACCATCAGCAGACTACACCGACACAGCTTACGGGAGACTAAAGACGTGGGAAGCTGTACAGAAGAGGTTGCAAGACTTTTGGCGGCGATGGAAAACCGAGTACCTCAATCAACTACAAGGGCGCGTTAAGTGGTGGAAACCACCAGTTGGAATAAGGCAAGGCAGCTTAGCAGTGATTCGTGATGACAACCTACCGCCAACGAAATGGAGAATGGCGCGAATCATTTCGACCCACCCGGGACCAGATGGGGTGGTCCGAGTAGTCACTCTACGAACAGCGAACGGGACAGTGGAGAGACCGGTTGACAAAATTTGCATCTTACCGGTTGCAACGGATGACGGAGATCTCAATGCGAACGAAACGATCAACTGA